The DNA window GCCTGGGAGCGGGCGGCGTCCTTGGCCCTCTCGCGCACGGCGGCGGTGAAGGAGCGCACCACGGGCAGGGCGACGTCGGCCTCGAGCAGGGCGCGGCGGATCTCGGTGACGGTGGAGTCGATATCGGCGTCGGTCAGCCGCCCCTTGCCCCGCAGCGAGGCGAAGGCGGCGGTGAGCCGGTCGGAGAGGTTGCCGAACACGCGGTGTCCTTCCTGGGGCGCCGGGGCGCCGTATGGTTTTCCGCGCCCGACGGCGATGGCGGGTCTCGCACGGGGCCGCGGGCATGACTGGGGCCAGGATAGCGGGAGGACGGGCTCCTCCCCTCCCCCGCGCCCGGACCGGGACTGAGCCCACACCCGGGGCGCGCCCGGGATCCCCCGCCGCGCCCCGCGTCGCCCCCGCTCCCGCCGCGCCGTCGCCGACCCCTGAGATTTGTCATGGGAGAGTGATGACCGATGGGCTAGGGGCCGCCGCCGGCGCGGCGCGAGCCTGGCGCCATGAGCACAGCAGCCCGCCCCGCCCCGGGGCGCCCGCTCCACGCGGCCCCCGTGGACGCCGTCAGACTGACCGGTCTGCGCAAGTCCTTCGGCGACGTGGTCGCCGTGGACGGCATCGACCTGACTATCCGCCCCGGCGAGGTCGTCGCTCTCCTGGGCCCCAACGGCGCCGGCAAGACCACGACCATCGACATGATCCTGGGACTGAGCCGCCCCACCAGCGGCGAGGTGAGCGCCTTCGGGATGACGCCGCGCCAGGCGGTCGACCGGGGCCTGATCACCGCCGTCATGCAGACCGGCGGGCTCCTGCCCGACATCACCGTGCGCGAGACGGTGGCCCTGACCGCGAGCCTCTTCTCCCACCGCATCGACGTCGACGAGGCCATGCGGCGCGCCGGCGTGGCGGATCTCGCCCCGCGGATCGTCAAGAAGTGCTCGGGCGGGCAGCGCCAGCGCCTGCGCTTCGCCATGGCGCTGGTGAGCGACCCGGCCCTGCTCATCCTCGACGAGCCGACCACCGGCATGGACGTCGAGGGGCGCCGCAGCTTCTGGGAGGCCATCCACGCCGACGCCGCGGACGGGCGCACGGTGGTCTTCGCCACGCACTACCTGGAGGAGGCCGACGACTTCGCCGACCGCATCGTCCTGGTGCGCCACGGTCGGGTGGTCGCCGACGGCACCGCCGCCCAGATCCGCGCCTCCGTGAGCGGGCGGACCCTGCGGGCCGCCCTGACCGGCCCGGCCGAGCAGGTCCGCAGCGCGCTGGCGCCGCTGGCGGCCGGCGCCCGGATCGGCAACATCGAGATCCTGGGCGGCACCCTCAGTCTGACCGCGACCGACACCGACGCCGTCGCCGCGCTCCTGCTGGGCGAGCACCTGGCCAAGGACCTGGAGATCACCAGCCGCGGCCTGGAGGACGCCTTCATCGCCCTGACCAGTGACGCCCCCGTGAGCGCCTGAGAGAAGGAGAGCACCCATGAGCACCACGAACGGCGCCGTCAGCCGCGCCATCACCCTCCCCGCCGCCGGCGCGGCCGCGGCCGCCGCCCGCTTCGACCCGAGCACCCGCGCGACGCCGCCCCTGGGCGGGCTCAGCCCCGCCCTCCTGTCCCTCGAGATCCGCCGTCGCCTGCGCAACCGGCGATCGGTGGTCTTCTCCCTCGTCCTGCCGGTGGCCTTCTTCCTCATGTTCGCCTCGGCCGACTACGCCTCAATGCCCTACGGCAACGGCAACGTCGTCGCCAACATTATGATCGGCATGGCCCTGTACGGCGCCCTCATGACCACCACCGGCGCCGGGGCGGCCGTGAGCACCGAGCGCGCCGCGGGCTGGAGCCGCCAACTGCGCCTGACCCCGCTCAGGCCCGCGGCCTACATCGCGACCAAGGCGATCGTCGGCATGCTCATCAGCGCGGGCGCGGTCGGAGTCGTCTACGCCTGCGGCCCCTTCCGCCACGCCCGCATGCCCGCGGACGCATGGGCGGCCACGGCGCTCATCGTGTGGCTCGGCTCCCTGGTCTTCGTGGCCTTCGGCCTGTTCATCGGCTACGTCCTCCCCTCGGACAACGCCATGCAGGTCGTCGGCCCGCTCATGGCCCTCCTGGCCTTCCTCGGCGGCCTGTTCATGCCCCTGACACCGGGCTCCCTCATGGACCGCATCGGCAGCCTGACCCCCATGTACGGCCTGCACAGGCTGGCGCTGCACCCCTTGGGCGGCGAGGCCTTCTCCTGGTGGTGGGTCGTCAACGTCCTGGCCTGGCTGGCCGTCTTCCTGGGCGGGGCCGCCTGGAGGATGGGCCGCGACACCGCCCGCGTGTGAGTGCGCGCAGAGCGCGTGAAGTACGATCTGCGCCGTGTCCGCCCGCGTCCTGTCCCCCGATGAGGCGCGGGCGCTCCGCACCCGCTGGGTGGCCGCCGCCTGGGGCCTGGTGTGGATCTTCGCCACGCTCCCGGTCGTCCAGGAGGGGCTCGCCGGGGGCGCGCGCGGGACGCTGGGGGCGGTATGCGCCGTCGTCTCCTGCGCGAGCCTGTACGCCTCCTGCTCGCTCAGCCTGAGGCGGGTGCGCCAGGGCCCGACCCGGCCCGGTCGCCTGGACCCGCCGCTGATCGTCCTCGGCGCGCTCGCCGCCGCCGGGGCGGTCGCGGGCGTCGGCGAGCAGGGGCTCCAGATGCTGGTCTTCCTGACCGTCGCCCTCGCCTTCGCCCTGCCCTGGCGGGCCGCCGTCGGCCCCATCGCGGTCCTGGGCGGGATCCTGTTCCTCATCCCCAGGACGCTCCCGTCGTGGACCGCGAGCGAGGGGGCCTGGATCGCCCTGGTCGGCGCCGGGGGCGTCTGCGTTTTCAGGCGCTACATCATGGAGCAGCAGCGTGCGGCCCGCATCCTGGAGCAGCACGCCCACGAGCTGGAGATCAACGAGGAGCGCAACCGGATGGCCCGCGACATGCACGACATCCTGGGCCACTCCCTGACGGCCATCGCTCTGAAGACCGAGCTCGCCGCCAGACTCGTCGGGGCCGCCCCCGACCGGGCCAGGCGGGAGCTGAGCGAGGTGCAGTCCCTGGCGCGCTCCGCCCTGGCCGACGTGCGCTCCACCGTCAACGGCTACCGCGAGCTGAGCCTGGCCGGCGAGCTGGCCCGGGCCACGAGCATCCTGACCTCCGCCGGCGTGCGCGCCGACCTGCCGCTGACGGTGGAGACCGTCGACCCCGAGCTGCGCGAGCTCTTCGCCTGGGTGGTGCGCGAGGGCACGACCAACGTCGTGCGCCACGCCCGGGCCTCGCGCTGCCGGGTGAGACTGACCGCCGTCTCCATCGAGGTGGCCGACGACGGCGTCGGGCTCGGTCCGCCGGGCGCCGCCGACGGCCACGGGCTGGAGGGTCTGCGCCGGCGCTGCCAGGACAACGACGCCGACCTCGCCATCGAATCGCCTCCCGGCGGCGGCGCCGTCCTGCGGGTGAGCGCCCGCCGCCCGTCCCCGCCCGAGACCCCGAGCCACGGAGATGCCCGATGATCCGCGTCATGCTGGCCGACGACCAGGCGATGGTGCGCGGGGCGCTGGCCGCCCTGCTCGCCCTGGAGGGCGACATCGACGTCGTCGCCCAGGTCGGCAACGGCGATGAGGTGCTTCCCGTCGCGCTGGAGCACCGGCCCGACGTCGTGCTCATGGACGTGGACATGCCGGGCACCGACGGGCTGACCGCCACCGCCGCGCTCCTGAAGCGCCTGCCGAGCGCGCGGGTCCTCATTGTCACCACCTTCGGGCGCCCCGGCTTCCTGCGCCGCGCCATCCGGTCCGGGGCCCACGGCTTCGTCGTCAAGGACGCCCCGGCCTCCGACCTGGCCGAGTCGGTGCGCCGGGTCCACGCGGGACTGCGCGTGGTCGACCCGGCCCTGGCCGCGGACTCGCTCGTCTTCGGGGACTCGCCCCTGACGGCGCGTGAGACCGAGGTGCTCCAGGCCGCCGCCGACGGCGCCACCGTCGCCGAGGTCGCCCGACGGGTCCACCTGTCGGAGGGCACCACGCGCAACCACCTGTCCCAGGCCATGGCCAAGACCGGCGCGCCCACCCGGGCCGCGGCGGTGCACATCGCCGCCCAGAAGGGCTGGATCATCCAATAGGCCGGCGCCCGCCGGCGGGCCGGCCATCGGCGTCGGCCCGCCCGGCCCGGCGCGCCCTTCCCGGCCCGGCGCGCCCTTCCCGACCCGGCGACGCTCCGCCCGGCCCGGCGACGCCCCGCCCGCCGGCGGTCAGCTCAGCAGGGCGTCGACGAAGCCCTCGGGGTCGAAGGGCGCCAGGTCGTCGGCGCCCTCCCCCAGCCCGACGAGCTTGACGGGCACGCCCAGCTCCTTCTGGACGGTCACCACAATGCCGCCCTTGGCGGTGCCGTCGAGCTTGGTGAGCACAATGCCGGTGATGCCCACGGCCTGGGAGAAGACCTGCGCCTGGCGCATGCCGTTTTGGCCGGTGGTGGCGTCCAGGACCAGGAGGACCTCGCCCACGGGCGCGATCTTCTCCATGACGCGCTTGATCTTGCCCAGCTCGTCCATGAGCCCGGCCTTGTTCTGCAGGCGCCCGGCGGTGTCCACCACGACGACGTCGACGCCGGTGCGGGCCGCTTCGCGGGCGGCGTCGAAGGCCACGGAGGCGGGGTCGGCGCCCTCCTTCTCGGAGCGCACGACCTCGACCCCCACCCGCTCGCCCCAGGTGGTCAGCTGCTCGGCGGCGGCGGCGCGGAAGGTGTCGGCGGCGCCCATGAGGACGGTGCGGTCCTCGGCCAGGAGCACGCGGGCGAGCTTGCCGCAGGTGGTGGTCTTGCCGGTGCCGTTGACGCCGACCATGAGGACGGCGGCGGCGGGGACGCCGTCGGCGGCGTTCCAACCCGCGGTGGGCTCGGGGCGGGTCAGGGTCAGGGAGCGGTCCATGGTCGGGTCCACCAGCTCCAGCAGCTGGGCGCGCAGGACGGCGCGGATGGCCGCCGGGTCGGAGGTGTCGAGGACCTTGGCCTGGGTGCGCAGCTCGTCCATGAGGGAGGTGGTGACCTCGATGCCCAGGTCGGAGGTGAGCAGGGTGTCCTCGATCTCCTCCCAGTCGGCCTCGGTCAGGTCCCCGCGGGACAGGACGGCCAGAATGGCCCGGCCGAAGCCGCCCGCCCCCGCCAGGCGCGCGCGCAGGCGCTGCATGCGCCCGGGGATGGACTCGGGCCGTTCGAGCCGGGGCGGGGCGGGGCCCGCCGGGGTCTCGATCTGCTCCTTCTCCTCCTCTTCCTCGGCCGCCTCCACCTCGGCGGCGGGCGCGGCCGGGGCCTCGATCTGCGGGGGCTCACGCCGTCGGCGGGCCGAGAGCGCGAACCACAGCCCGCCCACGACGAGGAGGACGGCGATGACTGCTAGAACGACGTACAGGGGTTCCATGGCCCCATCATGCCCGATGGGGGCGCGCCCGGCGGGTGCGGCCGATCACGCCGGTCCAGTGGGGTGTCGGGGTCCGCCGGTCCGGGCGCGGGCGCGGCGGCCGGGCAGCGGGGCGGCGCGCCGTTAGCGGTCCGCCGAGGGCGGGAACGCCGGCGGAAGAGGAGACCCCGCCGAGACCGCGACCTGCGCTACCGCCGGCGACGAGGCGACTGGGGCGACGGCGGGAACGGCCTCGGTGACCGGGGCCGGGTCGGACTGGACGGGAGGAGGAGGGGCCGGGGCCGGGGTGACCGGGGCCGGGTCGGTCTGCGCCGGGGCGCCGTCCCGGTCCGGGGAGGAGGCGCTCGCGGCGGTGCGGCCCGGGTGGTGCTGGCCGACCTTCCCGCGCAGCGCGGCGGTGCGGGCCTCGGCCGAGTCCACCGCCTTCTCCGCGGAGTCCATGGCCTTCTCCACGACCTCGACGAGCCCGGAGATGCTATCCGTGCCCATATAGGTGGTGGTCTGCTCGTGGGTGATGAACTCCGAGAGACTCGCGTCCTGGGGGACCACCTGCATGGGCTCGGACTTGTCGCGGGCGACATCCCGCAGACCGCGCAGCCCGTCCTTCCAGGTGGAGACGGGGTAGCGCTCGGCGATGATGAGGCCTAGCACGACGAGACCAGCGATGAGGACGACGACCAGCGGAAGGAGCATGGTACCCATAACTCGAATTATGGTCCACCGGAGGCCGATCCTCACTGGTTCAGCGGTGTGGTGTTGAACGGCGCACGCGCTACCGGGCCTTTCCCGCCGGGGCGGCGCTGCCAGCCGCGCGGCCGGGGCCGGACCGGAACCGCACCGGATCTTTCCCGCCAAGGCGGCGCGGGGCGGGGGCAGTGCGGGGTGCCATGGCCGAGGGGCGCCGCCGCTCCAGTGAAGGAGGCGCCGCTGCTCCGGGGGCGCCTCCCGGAGTGCTCGGGCGCGTCTTCGTCGCCAAGCGCGCCTCCTCCCACGCCAAAGCGCCTCCCCCGGAGTGCTCGGGCGCGTCCGGCCGCGGAACCGCGTCGGGGCCGCCTGCCGGTGCGGTGCTCGGTGCGCCTCGAGTGCTCGCCGCGATGATCCTCCAGAGGCGCGCCTCGCTCCCGGGAACGGCGGAGGACGGCGTCCTGACCGAGGGCCGCAGGACATCATCGCACTCGCTCTCGAGAGCGACGGGGGACGACGGCCGGAGGCGCTTTTTCGAGGGCGGACGCACGAACCGCGGAATCATGCCGAAACCGGTGGAAACGACACGTGAGGGGGCGTCCCTTAGTGTGGTGGCGCCGGTGGGGCCGTAGGTCTCCTGTTCAGCGGCCCCGGGGCCCGCGGGAGAGGCCGCGCCGAACCGTCTGCTACGCCCCTTTCCCTCTGCTACGCTCTTTCCCCCTCCGCTACGCTCCTTTTTCCCGTACACCAGAGGGTAAAGAGGCGTAGTAAAGAGAAAAGAGCGTAGCAGATGGGGAAGAAGCGGCGTGCGTCTCCCATTGAGCCCTTCTCACCAGGAACGGCGGCTCAAGGGCCGGGGGTCATCCTGGTGAGAAAGACTCATTGTCCTCAGTAGAGGCGAGACCTCAATGCACCTACAGGTGCGTGGTGCTCCCTGACACCATCAAGAACCTCGACACGCAGATCCGTGTGCTCAGTCTCAATGCACCTACAGGTGCGTGGTGCTCCCTGACTGCCATGTGCGATATCTTCGCCACGAGGGCCAAGTCTCAATGCACCTACAGGTGCGTGGTGCTCCCTGACCTGATCGCCTTTATTGTTAGTCTCGTGTTGTGGGAGTCTCAATGCACCTACAGGTGCGTGGTGCTCCCTGACAGATACACTGAGGGTCTTCGGGCTTCCAGCTGCCGTCTCAATGCACCTACAGGTGCGTGGTGCTCCCTGACAGCACCCCGTGACCTTTGATGGGCGTGCCAGTTACGTCTCAATGCACCTACAGGTGCGTGGTGCTCCCTGACTCGAACGCGGTATCCGACTCGCTCAGGACAACCCTGGGGTCTCAATGCACCTACAGGTGCGTGGTGCTCCCTGACCCTGCCTCCGAGAGCGGCGGTATGACGCCACTTCGAGGGCCCGGAGCGCCACCGGCCCCGGGAGCACCCCTCCGGACCGGCCAGCACCGGACTCAGACTAGCACATAGTGGCGGAATCACGCCAAGCGCCACCGAAGGCCCTCAGAGCCCTCCGCGCGCCAACTTTCAACCAGGTCATGCGGAAAAGTCGGCGTCGGAGCACCATCTTGCAAACATGTAACATGACACCCTGTTCACTATACTGCCCCACCAGCCACAACAGCACCTCCAGCACCAACCGGGCCGAACCCACCGGGGACGCCCCGCACCCCGGCCGGGGTCGACAGGGACGTCCAAGGCCCGAACGAGCCCCGACCGGAACGAGCAAAATCCCCCGACCATTCCGGCAAACCCGAAGACCATTCCAGCAGCCCCGAACGAGACCGCCGTCGAACATTCCGCACGCCGATAACCGCCCTGCTAGCGACGACCAATTCCGGCACGCGCGCGCATCGGAATACGACGCAACGACCCCTTCCCGTCAGTCCCGCCAGAAGAATCCGAGACCTGAGCCGCCTACCCTGATGAGAAAAGCTGAACCCGCGGCCTCCACCCCCATGCACCACATCAAACGTCCCGATCTAAACATCCGCTTCCTCATCATCCCACAACCGACTTAGCCTCCCCCTGTACGACCCCTTTTCTCAGGCTCTCGTCGGCACCGCATCAGCCTCTCTTCGGAGCGTCCGGATCGGCGGAGCCAGTCGGGGCGTCCGAACCGGTAGAACCAGTCGGGACGTTCTGGTCGCCCGAACCACCGGGGCCGGTAGAGTCGCCCGAACTGCCCGAGCCGCCCGAGCGTGCGAGCCGCTGGCTGACGGCCTTGGTCACGCCGTCGCGCATGGTAATGCCGTACAGGGCATCGGCGACCTCCATGGTGCGCTTCTGATGGGTGATAATGATGAGCTGACTGGTTTCGCGCAGCTCGGAGAAGATCTCCAGCAGGCGCCCCAGATTCGTGTCGTCCAGGGCCGCCTCGACCTCGTCCATGACGTAGAAGGGCGAGGGCCGCGCCCTGAAGATCGCAATGAGAAGCGCCACCGCGGCCAATGACCGCTCCCCGCCGCTCAGCAGCGACAGGCGCTTGACCTTCTTGCCCGCCGGGCGCGCCTCGATCTCGATGCCGGTGGTGAGCATGTCGTCCGGATCAGTGAGCACGAGGCGCCCCTCGCCGCCGGGGAAGAGGCGGTCGAAGACGACCGAGAATTCGCGGGCGGTGTCGGCGTAGGCCTGGGCGAAGACCTCCTGGACGCGAGCGTCGATCTCCTCGACGATGCGCAGCAGATCCGCCCGGGAGTCCTTGAGGTCGGCGAGTTGGGCGGCGAGGAACCGGTGGCGCTGCTCCAGAGCGGCGTGCTCCTCCAGGGCCAGCGGGTTGACTCTGCCCAGGCGGGCCAGATCGCGGCTGGCGCGCGCCAGGCGCCGCTCCTGCTCGGCGCGCATGTACGGCCGCGTCGACGGCTCCCGGCCGCCGGCCCCGGCTGCGGGCTCGCCGGTCCCCGCCCCGGGCCCGCCGGCTCCGTCCTCGGGATCGGCGCCCCCCGACCCGTCGTCCTCCGGCCCGTCGTCCGGCCCACCGACCCCGACCCCGTCCCCGTCCCCGAGGACCTCCGGCACGGGCATGTGCGGCCCGTACTCCTCGACGAGGGGGCCGATCTCCATGCCGAGCTCGCTCATGGCGCGCTCCGACAGGGCCTCCAGCCGCGTGCGCTGCTCGGCCCGGGCGACCTCGTCGCGGTGGGCGGCGTCGGTCAGCCGGACCAGCTCGCCGGCCGCCTGGTCGATCTCCTCGCGCGCCCGCGCGGTCGCCGTGAGGGACTCGGCGCGCTCGGCCTCCAGCGCCCGACGCTCTCCCTGGGCCTGCTCCGCCCAGTCGCGGGCCGCGCGCTGGGCCGCGCGCGCCTGGTCGCGCACGTGCTCGGCGACAGCCAGGCGCGCGCGACGGCGCTCCTCGGCGCGCTCGGCGGCGGCGCGGGCCTCGCGCTCCCGGCGGGCCGCGGCGCGCAGGGAGTCCGAACGGCCCCGGGCGCCGCGCTCGCGCTCCTCGGCGGTACGCAGGGTCAGGCGCGCCTCCGTCTCGGCGGCCCGGGCCCGGCGCGCCGCGGCGAGGGCGTCCTCGCGCTCGCGCCGGGCCGCGTCGAGGGCGTCGTCGTCCTCGGCCTCCGCGGCCTCCTCGCCCTGCGCGGCGCCGCCCGCCCGCCCCCCGCCGGTACGACCGGCCTCGATCTCGGCTAGGGCGGCAGTGGCGGAGGCGAGCTCGGCGGTGCGCTGGGCCACCTCCCCCTCGGCGCGCTCGAGCACCCGGCGCGCCCGCCCCGCCTCCTCGTCGGCGGCCCGCACGGCCGAGGTCAGGCGGGCCGCCGTCTCGGCCAGACGGGCGGCCTCGGCGTCGGCGGCCCGCAGGGCGGACAGGGCCTGGCCGAGGCGGCGCCGGGCCGCCTCCTCCCGGGCGCGGGCGGCCCGCAGGACGTCGTCGGCCCGGGCCTCGGCATCGGCGGCGGCCTCGGCCCGGGCGGCGGCCGCCTCGTGGGCGGCGACCAGTTCGAGCACCGAGCTGGAGCCCCGACCGGCGCCGGTCGCCCAGCCGGGGGCGAGGACCTCGCCGTCGCGGGTAGCCGCGCGCGCCCCGGGGCGCGCGTTCCGCAGGGCGGCGGCGGCCTCCAGGTCAGGAACGACCCAGGCGTCGGCGAGCAGCGCCCCGAGCAGGGCCGACAGGTCGCGGTCGCGGGCGCTCACCAGGTCCAGGGCGCGGCGCGCGCCCGCGACGGTCGGCGCCCCGCCACCGGCGCGGGCGGCGGCGCCGCCGGCATTGGCGGGGCCGTCGGCATTGGCGGGGCCGTCGGCGCCGACGGCGTCGGACTCGGTCGTGCCGTCGTCGGCGCCGGGCCCGCCGCGCGCATCGGCGACCACCAGGCGCAGCGCCCCGGCGTCCTCGGCGCGGGCGCGGGCCAGGACCCCCACGGCGGCAGCCTCGTCGGTCACGAGGGCGGCCGTCGCGAGCTCGCCCAGGAGGGCGGCGACGGCGTTCTCCCAGCCGCGCTCGACGCTCAGCTCCTGCGCCAGCGGGCCCAGGACGCCGGCCGGCCCGGAGGCGGCGAGCTCGGCGGTGGAGTCCCGGGGCCGCAGGGACAGGGCGAGCGCGTCGCGCCGGCCGATCCAGGTGGCCCGCTCGGAGGCGGCCTCGCGCCGGGCATCGGTCGCGGCCCCGACGGCGTCGCGCGCCCGGGCCAGATCGGCCGCGGCCCGCTCGTGGGCGGCGGCGGCGCGCTCGGGCTCCGAGATCCCGTCCGCGGCCGCCGGCCCGCCGCGCCCGCCGGCCGTGGGCCCGGCCCCGGCCGGCGCCGTCGCGCCCGCGGACGCGCCCCCCGGCGCCGCCGGCCCGCCGCCCGCCACCCCGCCGGCGTGCTCCTCCAGGGCCCGCCGGGCCCGCTCGGCGCGTTCGTGCGCGGCGGCCAGAGCATTGCGCGCCTGGTCCAGGGCGGCCAGGGAGGCCTCGTGGCGCGAGCGCGCGGAGGCGACGCGCCCGCCCGCCCGGGCCAGCTTCTCGCGGTGCTCGGCCCGGCGCTGCTGGAGGGCCGACAGGGCCCGCTCGGAGGCCGACTCGGCGCCCTCGGCCTCGGCGCGGCGCCGGGACGCCTCCGTCAGGGCCGCGCGGGCGGTCTCAATGGCCTGGGCGAGCCCGGCCTCCTCGACGGCGGCCGCCTCGGCCCGGCGCTCGAGCTCCTCGGGGTCCGTGCCCCGGGCGGGGCGGGCGGCGCCGGCCAGGCCGCGCACGCGCTCGGCGGCGACGTCGGCGAGGGCGGAGAAGGATTGGGCGGCCGCCGTGAGCTCCTCCCACACGCTCGTGGCGTGCGCCAGGCGCCGCCCACTGGCGGCCTCGGCGGCGGCCAGCTCGGCCAGGCGCGAGCGCGCCGTCCGCTCGGCTTCCTCGGCGTCAGCCCGACGTCGCGCCAGGAGGGCCCGGTCGGCCTCGCCGGCCTCCAGGAGCGCCTGGGTCTGGGCGACGTCGTCGGCCAGCAGCCGGGCGGTGGCGTCGCGGACCTCGATCTGGATGGTGCGGGCGCGCCGGGCGATGGCGGCCTGGCGGGCGAGCGGCCCGAGCTGGCGGCGCAGCTCGTTGGCCAGGTCGGCCACCCGGGCAAGGTCGGCGGCCATGGACTCGAGCTTGCGCAGGGCGCGCTCCTTGCGGCGGCG is part of the Actinomyces sp. oral taxon 414 genome and encodes:
- a CDS encoding ABC transporter ATP-binding protein — translated: MSTAARPAPGRPLHAAPVDAVRLTGLRKSFGDVVAVDGIDLTIRPGEVVALLGPNGAGKTTTIDMILGLSRPTSGEVSAFGMTPRQAVDRGLITAVMQTGGLLPDITVRETVALTASLFSHRIDVDEAMRRAGVADLAPRIVKKCSGGQRQRLRFAMALVSDPALLILDEPTTGMDVEGRRSFWEAIHADAADGRTVVFATHYLEEADDFADRIVLVRHGRVVADGTAAQIRASVSGRTLRAALTGPAEQVRSALAPLAAGARIGNIEILGGTLSLTATDTDAVAALLLGEHLAKDLEITSRGLEDAFIALTSDAPVSA
- a CDS encoding ABC transporter permease, with product MSTTNGAVSRAITLPAAGAAAAAARFDPSTRATPPLGGLSPALLSLEIRRRLRNRRSVVFSLVLPVAFFLMFASADYASMPYGNGNVVANIMIGMALYGALMTTTGAGAAVSTERAAGWSRQLRLTPLRPAAYIATKAIVGMLISAGAVGVVYACGPFRHARMPADAWAATALIVWLGSLVFVAFGLFIGYVLPSDNAMQVVGPLMALLAFLGGLFMPLTPGSLMDRIGSLTPMYGLHRLALHPLGGEAFSWWWVVNVLAWLAVFLGGAAWRMGRDTARV
- a CDS encoding histidine kinase, translating into MSARVLSPDEARALRTRWVAAAWGLVWIFATLPVVQEGLAGGARGTLGAVCAVVSCASLYASCSLSLRRVRQGPTRPGRLDPPLIVLGALAAAGAVAGVGEQGLQMLVFLTVALAFALPWRAAVGPIAVLGGILFLIPRTLPSWTASEGAWIALVGAGGVCVFRRYIMEQQRAARILEQHAHELEINEERNRMARDMHDILGHSLTAIALKTELAARLVGAAPDRARRELSEVQSLARSALADVRSTVNGYRELSLAGELARATSILTSAGVRADLPLTVETVDPELRELFAWVVREGTTNVVRHARASRCRVRLTAVSIEVADDGVGLGPPGAADGHGLEGLRRRCQDNDADLAIESPPGGGAVLRVSARRPSPPETPSHGDAR
- a CDS encoding response regulator transcription factor: MIRVMLADDQAMVRGALAALLALEGDIDVVAQVGNGDEVLPVALEHRPDVVLMDVDMPGTDGLTATAALLKRLPSARVLIVTTFGRPGFLRRAIRSGAHGFVVKDAPASDLAESVRRVHAGLRVVDPALAADSLVFGDSPLTARETEVLQAAADGATVAEVARRVHLSEGTTRNHLSQAMAKTGAPTRAAAVHIAAQKGWIIQ
- the ftsY gene encoding signal recognition particle-docking protein FtsY, with protein sequence MEPLYVVLAVIAVLLVVGGLWFALSARRRREPPQIEAPAAPAAEVEAAEEEEEKEQIETPAGPAPPRLERPESIPGRMQRLRARLAGAGGFGRAILAVLSRGDLTEADWEEIEDTLLTSDLGIEVTTSLMDELRTQAKVLDTSDPAAIRAVLRAQLLELVDPTMDRSLTLTRPEPTAGWNAADGVPAAAVLMVGVNGTGKTTTCGKLARVLLAEDRTVLMGAADTFRAAAAEQLTTWGERVGVEVVRSEKEGADPASVAFDAAREAARTGVDVVVVDTAGRLQNKAGLMDELGKIKRVMEKIAPVGEVLLVLDATTGQNGMRQAQVFSQAVGITGIVLTKLDGTAKGGIVVTVQKELGVPVKLVGLGEGADDLAPFDPEGFVDALLS
- a CDS encoding AAA family ATPase; this translates as MHLKTLTIKGFKSFASSTTLRLEPGITAVVGPNGSGKSNVVDALTWVMGEQGAKNLRGGSMADVIFAGAGSRPALGRAEVSLTIDNADGALPIDYTEVTITRTLFRGGGSEYQINGAVCRLLDVQELLSDTGLGRQMHVVVGQGRLDEVLTATPDDRRGFIEEAAGVLKHRRRKERALRKLESMAADLARVADLANELRRQLGPLARQAAIARRARTIQIEVRDATARLLADDVAQTQALLEAGEADRALLARRRADAEEAERTARSRLAELAAAEAASGRRLAHATSVWEELTAAAQSFSALADVAAERVRGLAGAARPARGTDPEELERRAEAAAVEEAGLAQAIETARAALTEASRRRAEAEGAESASERALSALQQRRAEHREKLARAGGRVASARSRHEASLAALDQARNALAAAHERAERARRALEEHAGGVAGGGPAAPGGASAGATAPAGAGPTAGGRGGPAAADGISEPERAAAAHERAAADLARARDAVGAATDARREAASERATWIGRRDALALSLRPRDSTAELAASGPAGVLGPLAQELSVERGWENAVAALLGELATAALVTDEAAAVGVLARARAEDAGALRLVVADARGGPGADDGTTESDAVGADGPANADGPANAGGAAARAGGGAPTVAGARRALDLVSARDRDLSALLGALLADAWVVPDLEAAAALRNARPGARAATRDGEVLAPGWATGAGRGSSSVLELVAAHEAAAARAEAAADAEARADDVLRAARAREEAARRRLGQALSALRAADAEAARLAETAARLTSAVRAADEEAGRARRVLERAEGEVAQRTAELASATAALAEIEAGRTGGGRAGGAAQGEEAAEAEDDDALDAARREREDALAAARRARAAETEARLTLRTAEERERGARGRSDSLRAAARREREARAAAERAEERRRARLAVAEHVRDQARAAQRAARDWAEQAQGERRALEAERAESLTATARAREEIDQAAGELVRLTDAAHRDEVARAEQRTRLEALSERAMSELGMEIGPLVEEYGPHMPVPEVLGDGDGVGVGGPDDGPEDDGSGGADPEDGAGGPGAGTGEPAAGAGGREPSTRPYMRAEQERRLARASRDLARLGRVNPLALEEHAALEQRHRFLAAQLADLKDSRADLLRIVEEIDARVQEVFAQAYADTAREFSVVFDRLFPGGEGRLVLTDPDDMLTTGIEIEARPAGKKVKRLSLLSGGERSLAAVALLIAIFRARPSPFYVMDEVEAALDDTNLGRLLEIFSELRETSQLIIITHQKRTMEVADALYGITMRDGVTKAVSQRLARSGGSGSSGDSTGPGGSGDQNVPTGSTGSDAPTGSADPDAPKRG